In a single window of the Subtercola sp. PAMC28395 genome:
- a CDS encoding CPBP family intramembrane glutamic endopeptidase, producing MAQTPPDPRSGFTGSPQRRPMFGLEILIVLGLSLGASAVYSVVQLLDRLTRDTPLGSQTATINGTLSDRAWLDLTYQLLAIFFALIPVALAFYLLWLSGSNPFTRLGFDASQPLRDLRRGLFLLVLIGIPGLALYFAGRAFGFTVDVIPAPLDAAWYTVPVLVLSALRAALTEELIVVGYLYERLGRLGWGKWTIIVSSAALRGSYHLYQGIGPFFGNFVMGVVFGWFYTRWGRTVPLVITHWILDIASFVGYAWAVSTFPGLFGSPK from the coding sequence ATGGCCCAAACCCCTCCTGACCCCCGAAGTGGGTTCACCGGGAGCCCCCAGCGACGCCCGATGTTCGGGCTCGAAATCCTCATCGTTCTCGGGCTCTCGCTCGGCGCTTCGGCCGTCTACTCCGTCGTTCAGCTTCTCGACCGGCTCACCCGAGACACGCCGCTCGGCTCGCAGACCGCCACCATCAACGGCACCCTGAGCGACCGCGCGTGGCTCGATCTCACATACCAGCTCCTGGCGATCTTCTTCGCGCTGATCCCTGTCGCCCTGGCGTTCTATCTGCTCTGGCTCTCGGGCTCGAATCCGTTCACCAGGCTCGGCTTCGACGCCTCGCAACCTCTTCGCGACCTGCGCCGAGGTCTTTTCCTGCTCGTGTTGATAGGTATTCCGGGCCTTGCCCTGTATTTCGCCGGTCGCGCCTTCGGATTCACCGTCGACGTCATTCCCGCTCCCCTCGACGCTGCGTGGTACACGGTGCCGGTGCTCGTACTTTCAGCCCTTCGCGCCGCACTGACCGAGGAACTCATCGTCGTCGGCTACCTCTACGAGCGCCTCGGGCGTCTCGGCTGGGGAAAGTGGACGATCATCGTGAGTTCGGCAGCTCTGCGGGGCAGCTATCACCTCTACCAGGGCATCGGGCCGTTCTTCGGCAACTTCGTGATGGGCGTCGTCTTCGGATGGTTCTACACGCGCTGGGGCCGAACGGTGCCCTTGGTGATCACGCACTGGATTCTCGACATCGCGTCATTCGTCGGCTACGCGTGGGCCGTGTCGACCTTCCCCGGTCTGTTCGGCAGCCCGAAGTAG
- a CDS encoding pentapeptide repeat-containing protein, whose product MNGSARSRWAIGVAALVALLVCGFSILAVPAVSAQAFTSGTCVINRSVDGPVAGGSRCAGADLSGEHLAQSDFDGADLSGASLKNADVQASTFAGATLTGSDFTGARVVGADFTGAGIVPGHLDVDATDTSGAAASFDPALPAGLTLVGCGIAGEPVASGAIFPLGTTGVLCSFATSRANEVATAVITITVASPHTSAPPVPIFTQTASAAPAAPPTRGISGDTMTVLLVGAGAVVLLGIVGLIIRAVLARRALRKRPPGGRKSGRGAY is encoded by the coding sequence GGTTTCTCGATACTCGCAGTGCCGGCCGTCAGCGCTCAGGCGTTCACCAGCGGCACGTGTGTCATCAATCGCAGTGTCGATGGCCCTGTTGCAGGCGGCAGCAGGTGCGCAGGTGCAGACCTGAGCGGTGAACACCTGGCGCAGTCGGATTTTGATGGCGCCGATCTGTCTGGTGCGAGCCTGAAGAATGCCGACGTTCAGGCTTCGACATTCGCGGGTGCCACCCTCACCGGGTCGGATTTCACCGGAGCAAGGGTGGTCGGTGCAGACTTCACTGGGGCCGGAATCGTACCGGGGCACCTCGATGTCGATGCCACCGACACCAGCGGGGCGGCCGCGTCGTTCGACCCGGCCCTTCCCGCGGGCCTCACGCTGGTGGGCTGCGGAATCGCGGGGGAGCCGGTGGCGTCTGGTGCGATCTTTCCCCTCGGCACGACCGGGGTGCTCTGCTCGTTCGCCACCTCACGAGCGAACGAAGTCGCAACAGCAGTGATCACGATCACGGTGGCATCGCCGCACACCAGCGCGCCGCCCGTTCCCATCTTCACCCAGACGGCATCGGCGGCCCCCGCTGCACCTCCGACCCGCGGAATCAGCGGTGACACGATGACCGTGCTCCTCGTGGGAGCGGGGGCGGTCGTTCTGCTCGGCATCGTGGGGTTGATCATCCGCGCCGTGCTGGCTCGTCGTGCGCTCCGCAAGCGCCCGCCGGGGGGAAGAAAGTCTGGCCGAGGCGCCTACTGA